From the Flavimarina sp. Hel_I_48 genome, one window contains:
- the dprA gene encoding DNA-processing protein DprA: MTENELIALLTLQRVPNLGDASIKKLIHHTGSAEALFKEKPANLLRIDGIGTHKIKELHASEHKNAALEELRFITENKITCTAYTQPGYPDRLKHCIDGPILLFKRGNIDLSNRRMLSIVGTRKVTPHGIAQTQKLIEELAVLNPVIISGFAYGVDITAHRAALQNNLQTIGVVAHGLNQIYPKVHKKYMQEVEENGGFISDFWSSDPFDRKNFLRRNRIIAGMSEATIVIESAAKGGSLVTADIANSYNREVFAMPGRPGDSQSIGCNNLIKTQQARLITSAADVVYVLNWDLKEDLAPVQKQLFIDLNEEEERLYTFLNKNGKEELDFIALHCNFPTYKTAGLLLNMEIKGVVRPLPGKRFELT, from the coding sequence ATGACCGAAAATGAACTTATTGCACTTCTCACCCTTCAGCGGGTTCCTAACCTGGGCGATGCTTCCATAAAAAAACTAATTCACCATACCGGGAGCGCCGAGGCTCTTTTTAAAGAAAAACCGGCAAACCTTTTGCGTATAGACGGCATAGGAACTCATAAAATCAAAGAACTACATGCTTCGGAACATAAAAATGCGGCGCTAGAAGAATTGAGGTTTATAACCGAAAATAAAATCACCTGCACCGCGTATACTCAACCAGGGTATCCTGACCGCCTAAAACACTGCATAGATGGCCCTATTTTACTTTTTAAGCGCGGAAACATCGATCTTTCTAACCGAAGGATGCTCTCTATAGTAGGTACGCGCAAGGTTACTCCCCATGGTATTGCCCAGACACAGAAGCTTATTGAGGAACTTGCCGTACTAAATCCAGTAATTATTTCCGGGTTTGCCTATGGGGTGGATATTACCGCGCACAGGGCAGCACTACAAAACAACTTGCAAACTATAGGCGTAGTTGCACATGGGCTAAATCAGATTTACCCAAAAGTGCATAAAAAATACATGCAGGAGGTGGAAGAAAACGGCGGATTTATTAGTGATTTCTGGAGCAGCGATCCCTTTGACCGCAAAAACTTTTTGCGCCGCAACCGCATCATCGCAGGTATGAGCGAGGCCACCATTGTTATAGAAAGTGCCGCAAAAGGCGGCTCGTTAGTTACGGCAGACATTGCAAACTCTTACAATCGCGAGGTCTTCGCCATGCCGGGTCGCCCGGGCGACAGTCAGAGCATAGGCTGTAACAATCTTATCAAAACCCAGCAAGCTCGATTGATAACCAGTGCAGCAGATGTTGTTTATGTACTTAACTGGGACTTAAAAGAAGATCTGGCTCCGGTACAAAAACAACTTTTTATAGATCTCAATGAAGAGGAAGAACGACTCTACACCTTTTTGAACAAGAACGGCAAGGAGGAACTCGATTTTATCGCCCTGCATTGTAACTTCCCAACCTATAAAACCGCCGGACTTTTACTTAACATGGAAATAAAAGGCGTGGTCAGACCTTTGCCCGGAAAACGTTTTGAGCTTACCTAA
- the trpS gene encoding tryptophan--tRNA ligase: MSRILTGVQSTGTPHLGNLLGAIIPAVNMANEAENDSFFFIADLHSLTQIKDRETLRQNTYSTAASWLACGLDIEKTVFYRQSDIPQVTELSWYLSCFFPYQRLTLAHSFKDKADRLEDVNTGLFTYPMLMAADILLYDAEIVPVGKDQSQHLEMTRDVASRFHARMGETFVIPELRLHEETMYIPGADGAKMSKSKGNTITLFQSDKALRKEIMAIATDSTPLEDPKDPDTCNVFAIYKLIASKEELAAMRDNYEKGGYGYGHAKKALYEKILTHFKKERETYAYYMDNLEKIDEALSYGAQKASKVAGEVLVRVRQKLGY, encoded by the coding sequence ATGTCCAGAATATTGACCGGGGTACAAAGTACGGGAACCCCACACTTGGGAAACCTTTTAGGCGCAATCATACCAGCCGTTAACATGGCAAATGAGGCCGAAAATGATTCTTTCTTTTTTATTGCAGACCTGCACTCACTTACGCAGATCAAAGACCGGGAGACCCTAAGACAAAACACTTATTCCACCGCAGCTTCCTGGCTCGCATGTGGACTGGATATAGAAAAAACTGTTTTTTACAGACAAAGCGATATTCCGCAGGTTACAGAACTTTCCTGGTACCTGAGTTGTTTTTTCCCTTACCAGCGCCTCACCCTTGCCCATAGTTTTAAGGATAAAGCAGACCGGCTTGAAGATGTAAATACGGGCCTTTTCACATATCCCATGCTCATGGCGGCAGATATCCTTCTTTATGATGCCGAAATCGTACCTGTGGGGAAAGATCAATCCCAGCATCTGGAAATGACCCGCGACGTCGCATCCCGCTTTCATGCGCGCATGGGTGAAACCTTTGTAATACCAGAATTGCGATTACACGAGGAAACGATGTACATACCGGGCGCAGATGGGGCAAAAATGAGCAAGAGCAAGGGTAACACGATTACCCTTTTTCAATCTGACAAAGCATTGCGCAAGGAGATTATGGCAATAGCCACAGACAGTACCCCGCTTGAAGATCCTAAAGACCCCGATACTTGCAATGTCTTCGCCATTTATAAACTTATTGCCTCAAAAGAGGAACTGGCAGCAATGCGCGATAACTATGAAAAAGGCGGTTATGGTTATGGCCATGCAAAAAAAGCCCTTTATGAGAAGATTCTCACGCATTTCAAAAAGGAACGGGAAACCTACGCATACTATATGGACAACCTTGAAAAAATAGATGAAGCATTAAGTTATGGTGCTCAGAAAGCCAGTAAAGTTGCAGGGGAAGTATTGGTGCGGGTACGTCAAAAACTGGGTTATTAG
- a CDS encoding lysophospholipid acyltransferase family protein: MKPLRTFAVFLFRIWFYVLVAIPIFAMLPLLLISVIKESWYPLYYRMAQFWARFILYGCGFWPQVKRLQDTIDGKSYMYIANHTSITDIMLMLHCVRQPFVFVGKQELARFPLFGFLYRRTCILVDRKDAKSRRAVFESAQKKLKMGYGICIFPEGRVPDDYNLLIDSFKDGAFRLAIEHQLPIVPLVFYDNKKRFSYQFEFASPGRMRAKILPFVDTENITPDGRRQLRDHCYELIKAELKSGTDH, from the coding sequence ATGAAACCACTAAGAACTTTTGCCGTTTTCCTATTCCGTATATGGTTTTATGTACTGGTGGCGATCCCTATTTTTGCCATGCTTCCCTTATTGCTTATTTCTGTAATAAAAGAAAGTTGGTACCCACTATACTACCGTATGGCGCAATTCTGGGCTCGTTTTATTTTATACGGTTGTGGATTCTGGCCTCAGGTAAAGCGCCTGCAAGACACAATAGATGGAAAGAGTTACATGTATATTGCAAACCATACTTCAATTACAGATATTATGCTCATGCTGCACTGCGTGCGCCAGCCTTTTGTGTTTGTGGGCAAACAGGAACTTGCCCGTTTTCCGTTGTTCGGATTTTTGTATAGACGCACCTGTATTTTAGTAGACCGCAAGGATGCCAAAAGCCGAAGGGCCGTTTTTGAATCTGCCCAGAAAAAACTGAAAATGGGTTATGGGATCTGTATTTTTCCCGAAGGCAGGGTGCCTGATGACTATAATCTGCTTATTGATAGCTTCAAGGACGGCGCCTTTAGACTTGCCATAGAACATCAACTACCTATCGTTCCCCTCGTCTTTTATGATAACAAAAAACGCTTCTCCTATCAATTTGAATTTGCATCGCCCGGGAGAATGAGGGCTAAAATATTACCATTTGTAGATACTGAAAACATAACGCCAGATGGCAGACGCCAACTGCGTGACCATTGTTACGAACTTATAAAAGCGGAACTTAAATCAGGTACTGACCATTAA
- a CDS encoding RNA polymerase sigma factor codes for MSLDQLIKDCKKEKASAREELYRRYASMLYSVSIKYSRNREEAEDNLQDAFITVFTKIGQYTFKGSFDGWLKRIVINTALQCYRQQPVFDIVNEGQIPEVEVEIDDEQLPLPFLLKIIQDLPDRYRLVFNLYALDGFSHKEVAEMLKISENTSKSNLSRARLILKEKIEAYYAQNDIHSSTQ; via the coding sequence GTGAGTCTAGACCAACTCATTAAGGACTGTAAAAAAGAAAAAGCCAGCGCCCGGGAAGAACTTTACCGGCGTTATGCCAGTATGTTATATTCCGTATCAATAAAGTATTCCCGCAACCGCGAGGAAGCAGAAGACAATCTGCAGGATGCTTTTATTACGGTATTCACAAAAATAGGGCAATACACTTTTAAAGGTTCTTTTGATGGCTGGTTAAAACGCATCGTTATCAATACCGCGTTGCAGTGCTATCGCCAGCAACCGGTATTTGATATTGTAAATGAAGGGCAGATCCCAGAGGTGGAAGTTGAAATAGATGATGAACAGCTACCCCTACCCTTTTTACTGAAAATCATACAGGACTTACCAGATCGATATCGCCTGGTTTTCAACTTGTATGCGCTAGACGGATTTTCCCATAAGGAAGTAGCCGAAATGCTAAAAATTTCAGAGAATACCTCAAAGTCAAACCTTTCCCGGGCAAGATTGATATTAAAAGAAAAAATAGAAGCGTATTATGCGCAAAACGATATACATTCGTCAACGCAGTGA
- the recA gene encoding recombinase RecA yields MSKETTSKEKDAKLKALQLTLDKMDKTYGKGTVMKMGDDAVQDVEVISTGSLGLDLALGVGGLPRGRVIEIYGPESSGKTTLTLHAIAEAQKAGGIAAFIDAEHAFDRFYAENLNVDIENLIISQPDNGEQALEITDNLIRSGAIDIIVIDSVAALTPKSEIEGEMGDSKMGLHARLMSQALRKLTGSISKTKCTVIFINQLREKIGVMFGNPETTTGGNALKFYCSVRLDIRRSTQIKDSNGNVMGNKTRVKVVKNKVAPPFRQAEFDIMYGEGISKVGEIIDVGVDYEIIKKSGSWFSYEDTKLGQGRDAVKALLKDNPDLMEELEVKIKEAIKIANG; encoded by the coding sequence ATGAGCAAAGAAACCACGAGCAAAGAAAAAGATGCAAAGCTAAAAGCATTACAGCTTACCCTTGATAAAATGGATAAAACCTATGGCAAGGGTACGGTAATGAAAATGGGCGATGATGCGGTTCAGGATGTTGAGGTGATCTCAACAGGTTCCTTAGGGCTTGACCTTGCATTGGGAGTAGGTGGTCTGCCACGTGGTAGGGTTATAGAAATTTATGGTCCTGAATCTTCTGGTAAAACGACCCTTACTTTACACGCCATCGCCGAAGCGCAAAAAGCAGGCGGTATCGCGGCATTTATAGATGCGGAGCATGCTTTTGACCGCTTTTATGCAGAAAACCTGAATGTAGATATAGAAAACTTAATCATCTCCCAGCCAGATAATGGGGAGCAGGCACTGGAAATCACAGATAATTTAATCCGGTCTGGGGCCATTGATATTATTGTGATTGACTCGGTTGCCGCATTGACGCCAAAAAGTGAGATTGAAGGTGAAATGGGGGATTCAAAAATGGGTCTTCATGCGCGATTGATGTCACAAGCGCTAAGAAAACTCACCGGCTCTATCAGTAAAACAAAATGTACGGTTATTTTCATTAACCAGTTACGTGAAAAAATAGGGGTAATGTTCGGAAATCCCGAGACTACGACCGGTGGTAATGCTTTAAAATTTTATTGCTCGGTACGTTTGGATATTAGACGTTCTACCCAGATCAAAGACAGTAACGGTAACGTTATGGGTAACAAAACCCGTGTTAAAGTGGTCAAGAACAAAGTGGCGCCACCTTTCCGCCAGGCAGAATTTGATATCATGTACGGCGAGGGGATTTCTAAAGTAGGGGAAATTATTGATGTAGGCGTTGATTACGAGATTATTAAAAAGAGTGGTTCGTGGTTTAGCTATGAGGATACCAAGTTAGGACAGGGACGCGACGCGGTAAAAGCATTATTAAAAGACAACCCAGATCTTATGGAGGAACTTGAGGTAAAAATCAAAGAGGCTATTAAGATAGCGAACGGATAA